The window ACAGGTCTCTGGCTTCGGCTTCAAGCTCAATTCCCCTCTTCATGGCTTCGTTAGAATAGGTTTCAGTTTTCATTCCGGCGATCGTTTCCCCGGCTAATTGGTAGAGGTACTTTTCACGTTGTTTTGAAGGTTCACCTTTTGACGTTACGATCTTGTCAAAACTGCCAGCACTTGGCTTGCCGACTTTCTCAAGGAACCATTCAGGACTTAATTGCTCGCAGTCTATTTTTATCATTTTGGCTCCTTCTTCGCTTTCAACGCGGAAACGGCTTTATTGTAATCTTTCGCTAAAATCGTTTCAAGTGACTCGGCTTTCATAAACTTAAGGAAATTTGGAAGATTCACGTTTTTGGCATTGACGAAATCGGTTATTGTGCTGAGTTGTTTATCGTCCAGATAATTGTCTCCAGAAGCGTTTCCGTCATCGTCCAGATTTGCTTCTTTACTAACCAGTCCGGTAACAGCTTCAAAAGTTGCAATCTTGAGATATGTCTGTGTTGATTTGATTTGCTGGATTGGATTTTTACTCCCACCACCTGATATGTCCGGCGGTGCTGACATGGTAACAGCTTGAGAGTATCCACAGCTATGAGACAAAATACAAGTCACAGAAGGCCACCCACCTTCCGTTGTACCATAATCCCAGCTATGAGATAAGCCCTGTTTGCTCAGAAATGGAATTGTCGGATTGACCAAGGCATCTATTGAGCTATACTTTGAACCAAATTGTTTGTTGATTTTGTCCTTGTATATGTCAGGCGGATCCGCTTTGAACTTTGATACTGCCAAAACATACGCTTTCCGGCTTTCCCTTTCCTCCCATTTGATTTGAAGTTCCATAAGCTGAGACAATTTCTCAATATCAGCCCCCTTGTCTATTGCCAGGTTTAGCAACATGGCCGGGGTTGTTTCGGGCTTTGTCGCTACTTCGTATTTTGCTTTTTCTTCAGTCATTTCACATTTCCTCCAGTTGCTCAATAATGTTATCGGATACCTCAATCAGATTACGCATAGCCAGATTGATTATCCTTTTTGCCATCTCGTCTTTAACTTCTGGTGCGGGAACTTCGGGAATACGTTTGGCAAAGTCAATCAGCTTTTCCTTGTCCGGTTTCAATTCCTCTTGTCGGGCGATTTCTGCCTTTTCCCCTGCCTCTTTCTTTTTGGTTTCTTCGGCTTCGCGGTTAACCTTTTCGGCCAAGTCTTTTTCTGCCTGGATTTTGGCATCCTCTTTCGCTTGCTTCTCAAATACTTCTTTGGCTTTCCGGTCGGCCTCTGCTTTCTTTTCAGCTTCCAACTCCTGACGTTCAGCCTCAAGGGCTTTCTTCTCTGCTTCCTGTGCCTTTGCCGCCTCTTCTTGTTCAGCCTTAATACGGTCTATCTCTGCGCGTTCAGCGGCTAATTGGGCGGCTTCTGCGTCTCTTGCCTTCTGTTCGTCATCCAGCCGTTTTGCCTCGGCTTCGTAGGCTTCTTTTACTTCTGCAAGTTTGGCAGTGAATTCTTCGTCGGTCATTGTCGCCACTTCCATAAAGGGCATCATGTGTCGATATTTACCAAAAGCATCGGCCCGGCCTTGTATCTTTTCCTTTTCGATTCGGGCTTCTTCTTCCTCAATGCGTTTCCGTTCGAGAAGAACCTTATCCTCTTCGGTTTTCAGGTGTTCTTCAACCGGCGCGCTTTCGTCAAAAAGTATCTTGGCTGCCGCATCAACATCCTTGCCATACTTTAGGGCAGCGGCTTTTTTCGCTACCCGTTCCTTTTCAATGGTTGTCCGCACCTTCACCATAACCATTCTCGCTTCATGGACAGCATCGAACTGTTCCTTGTCGTTAGGGTCAGTTATCACCAAAGGCATATACTTTTGCCTCAGTTTGGATATTGTCGCAATGTTTACGTCATACTTTATTATGGGCAAGGTCTCATACGTTTTGTCAGTCATTTTTCCCCTCCTCCTCAATTATTTGTTCCTCTTCAACCTTGCCCTCTGCCATTAAAGCCCTTAGTTTTTGTAGGGCTGTTTTAAAATCGGTGGAAGTGCAACCGTTCCACCCGTCGATATAGACATAGCATGCCACTACGTCGTCCTCTGGGTGGTGGGCATAGTTAGATAGTGAATAATGCACATTACAATACTTCCCCTTTGCCATTTTCTTCAATTTCTCATACGCTTCTCTTGTCTGCATTTCTCCTCCTCCTCGATAGCTCTATCAATTTTTAACATCTCTTCCCGGTCAATGATTTTCTCATCATCGCCGAAACTCTCTCCAAGATACTCTCTGTATCTCCTGTCCTCCATTGCTTCTGATGGGTCTTTAAGGTCTCTGTGCATTTCACTCCTCCAACAATACCGAAATAATGTTTATAATCACATACACCAGTGATACCAGCACCCCGCAAAGAATGGCATGGATGATTTGGAAGCCGTAACCTATATCGTATGCAAGAAATTCTTTCATGGCTTGACCTCCCATATGTTGCCGATGACTTGAATTTCATCAAGTTCATATAAGGGACACTCACCTTCTTCGTCAAACTCAAGTGGATATCTCAAAACGTACATTGAACACTCTGCGTTATAGGCAACATGACCGATAAGTTGCCCCTCGTCTGGATGGTTTGCCTTTAATGTGGAACCAGTAAAAACTTCTACACCGTTCTTATCCGTGCATTCAATATATTGGTCACGGGAAAGAAGTTCGAAATTGTCTGGATAATCAAACTCCATTTGTTGAAGCCCGTACGTACGCTCTATGTTTTCTCCGGTATGTGTATTCTTTAGCCTGTATCGGAATTTTGTCTCTCTCAAAATAGTTCCCCCTCTGCTCTCCGTAAATCCCTCAAGATTACCCTCGTGTCCCGGTACCTGCCCTCCGGCACCTCAACCTCCCGCTACCCTGTTCACCCACAATCCAATTTTGTTGCCAAGACGCCGTATTTCAACAGTTCTTCCAGGTTGTGAGCCGATACGTTCAGCTTCCTTTTTAAGCCATTCTTCATAGCTGATATATCCATACCTTGTTTGTATGTGGATTTCAGTTTTTTCCGTGTCGTATAACAGCATCATGCTCATCTGATTTCCTCTCCTTGTCCGCCTTCTGTTTCATTGACTGCGTTTCCTTGATATTCCTTTTCAACCTTATCAGGAGTATCAATATATCTGCTCAGTTCTTCTAACATGAATTCTTTATCAACAAAAACCACTTCGCCACAACCAATTTGTACTTTCCAGCCGTTTAAAGCTGGGCTTATCACTACATTTCTC is drawn from Syntrophales bacterium and contains these coding sequences:
- a CDS encoding ERF family protein; the protein is MTEEKAKYEVATKPETTPAMLLNLAIDKGADIEKLSQLMELQIKWEERESRKAYVLAVSKFKADPPDIYKDKINKQFGSKYSSIDALVNPTIPFLSKQGLSHSWDYGTTEGGWPSVTCILSHSCGYSQAVTMSAPPDISGGGSKNPIQQIKSTQTYLKIATFEAVTGLVSKEANLDDDGNASGDNYLDDKQLSTITDFVNAKNVNLPNFLKFMKAESLETILAKDYNKAVSALKAKKEPK